DNA sequence from the Salvelinus sp. IW2-2015 unplaced genomic scaffold, ASM291031v2 Un_scaffold9324, whole genome shotgun sequence genome:
CAGCTAAACCATGGATAGCCTCAGGACAGTGAAGTTCACACAGAGCCTCTACCAGCATCACCAGAGGAGCCTCCAACTCTGGACCCTAGAGAGGAGACATGGGGGGTCAGTTACAGGTGACCAGAAGAGACCTGGACCCtacagagaggagacatgaggGTCAGTTACAGGTGACCAGAAGAGACCTGGATCCTACAGAGAGGAGACATGGGGGGTCAGTTACAGGTGACCAGAAGAGACCTGGGGGTCAGTTACAGGTGACCAGAAGAGACCTGGACCCTACAGAGAGAAGACATGGGGGTCAGTTACAGGTGACCAGAAGAGACCTGGACCCTACAGAGAGGAGACATGGGGGGTCAGTTACAGGGGATGTATTTAGTAACTTCAGGTAAAGGGGTTGTGGTTGAAAACAGTTGACTGACTGTTGGAAACAAGTAATGCcgagtgtgtttctctgtgtggtcaaaagtagtgcactatatagggaatagggtgtggtTTAGGACACAGTCCTGGGACTGTGCGTCTCTCCTCCCGTTACCAGAGTGCTGCTGTTCTGGATCTCAGTCAGCAGGTCCAAGCCGTGGCGGACGGTGACTGCTGGTTGGCCGG
Encoded proteins:
- the LOC112079747 gene encoding serine/threonine-protein kinase SMG1-like, whose translation is MRVGLLSGQPAVTVRHGLDLLTEIQNSSTLGPELEAPLVMLVEALCELHCPEAIHGLAAWSLTNTGKSLAWVSSVALQAEGR